One window of Cardiocondyla obscurior isolate alpha-2009 linkage group LG20, Cobs3.1, whole genome shotgun sequence genomic DNA carries:
- the LOC139110307 gene encoding carboxypeptidase Q-like, with protein MWYKTKEGFIFMWLLSVQSMIATQHAEDTCYLPNNLIEEIDSYAPTVQRIINESLQGSFKGTTWQDLATFVDKFGPRFTGTQTLEDAIDYVLNKSIDLGLNNVHGESATVPRWFRGSESATLLQPRKQKLALLGLGYSVGTPEGGITANAIVVNSFSELKKRAEEVPGKIVVYNQKFVSYGETVEYRSTGAVRAAELGAVATLIRSVTPFSLYTPHTGMMSYAENVTKIPAACITVEDANLLRRMAERGETIVINLKMEARRYPDTESRNVVADITGSAMPEKVVVVSGHIDSWDVGQGALDDGGGIFISWNALKLLKHLDIRPRRTIRMIMWTAEELGLLGAEQYIRNHAAENKNMQFVMESDFGTFVPMGIEFSGNEIVQCVLQKILRLLTPLGDMILKSPCTSPDISYWIKAGVPGGGLLNRNEKYFYYHHTNADTMLAENPKALDMNTALFAAVSFVLADISLDLPQRDCTIESC; from the exons ATGTGGTACAAAACGAAAGAGGGCTTTATCTTCATGTGGCTGCTGTCCGTCCAGTCGATGATAGCAACGCAACACGCCGAGGACACTTGTTATCTaccgaataatttaattgaagagATAGACTCATATGCCCCGACCGTCCAGAGAATAATCAATGAAAGTTTGCAAGGCTCTTTCAAAGGAACGACGTGGCAAGATCTGGCGACGTTCGTTGATAAATTTGGCCCAAGATTCACTGGCACCCAAACTCTTGAAGATGCCATTGATTACGTATTGAATAAGTCAATCGATTTAGGTTTGAATAATGTTCACGGTGAATCAGCCACCGTGCCACGTTGGTTCAG ggGCTCGGAATCTGCGACTCTTCTGCAACCACGAAAACAAAAGCTGGCGTTATTAGGTCTCGGTTACAGCGTTGGGACTCCGGAAGGAGGCATAACGGCTAACGCTATCGTAGTAAATAGTTTTTCGGAACTTAAGAAAAGGGCGGAAgag GTACCTGGAAAAATTGTCGTGTACAACCAGAAGTTTGTTTCGTACGGAGAGACTGTCGAATATAGAAGTACGGGTGCCGTGAGAGCAGCGGAATTAGGAGCCGTGGCCACTTTGATAAGATCGGTAACGCCATTTTCATTGTACACCCCGCACACTGGTATGATGTCATACGCAGAGAACGTTACTAAAATCCCAGCAGCTTGTATAACTGTCGAAGATGCGAATCTTTTAAGAAGAATGGCGGAACGAG gCGAAACGATAGTGATAAACTTGAAGATGGAAGCAAGAAGATATCCCGATACTGAGTCGAGGAACGTCGTAGCGGATATTACTGGTTCTGCCATGCCTGAAAAAGTAGTCGTTGTTTCTGGACACATCGACAGCTGGGACGTTGGACAAGGCGCGTTGGACGACGGGGGTGGTATTTTTATATCCTGGAACGCTTTAAAGTTGCTGAAACATCTTGATATCCGGCCGCGAAGAACGATAAG aATGATAATGTGGACCGCCGAAGAACTCGGACTTCTCGGAGCAGAGCAGTATATACGAAATCACGCCgcagagaataaaaatatgcaattcGTGATGGAATCCGATTTCGGTACTTTCGTGCCTATGGGCATTGAGTTCTCCGGAAACGAGATAGTGCAATGTGTACTCCAGAAAATACTCCG ATTGTTAACTCCGTTGGGTGATATGATATTAAAAAGCCCGTGCACATCACCTGATATATCGTATTGGATTAAAGCGGGCGTGCCAGGCGGCGGTCTTTTAAATCGGAATGAGAAATACTTCTATTATCACCATACAAATGCGGACACCATGCTGGCGGAAAATCCGAAAGCTCTGGATATGAACACAGCCCTATTCGCGGCGGTATCGTTCGTCCTGGCAGACATTAGCCTTGACTTGCCTCAACGAGATTGCACTATCGAGTCGTGTTAA